From one Acidimicrobiales bacterium genomic stretch:
- a CDS encoding Rrf2 family transcriptional regulator codes for MNLTLSKRGDYVVRSAICLAGAYEFGTPKKLRQVSAEMGVPRTFVSQILGDLVHAGLAVSSFGKAGGYRLARPPDEVSLLEVVEAGEGPLAPETCALGDGPCRWEAVCPLHESWGAVSSALRSELAATSLAELAERSRAIDAGTYPVPPDAHRRAAPTVSVADSVQIELAAPAVAARLRAGGSWLASHVEAASAEGEAIRVRVGPGGPAWLGKIVAVHLGEPEGTDEALVIPLTWEATGPTGLFPHLEGELRLSAVDPERAELALFGAYRPPLGRAGQVLDETLLTHVARATVRAFLRQVARTLEEVLARPPTLRAAQVQPTPAGSGTFEDPLVAEK; via the coding sequence TGGTGCGTACGAGTTCGGCACGCCGAAGAAGCTGCGCCAGGTCTCGGCCGAGATGGGGGTGCCCCGCACCTTCGTCTCCCAGATCCTCGGCGACCTCGTCCACGCCGGTCTCGCCGTCTCCTCGTTCGGCAAGGCAGGGGGCTACCGCCTCGCCCGGCCGCCCGACGAGGTCAGCCTCCTCGAGGTCGTCGAAGCCGGCGAAGGCCCGCTCGCCCCCGAGACGTGCGCCCTCGGGGACGGGCCTTGCCGCTGGGAAGCGGTCTGCCCGCTCCACGAGAGCTGGGGCGCGGTGAGCTCCGCCCTCCGATCGGAGCTCGCCGCGACGAGCCTCGCCGAGCTCGCCGAGCGGTCCCGGGCGATCGATGCCGGGACCTACCCCGTCCCCCCCGACGCCCACCGCCGAGCGGCACCCACGGTGTCCGTGGCCGACTCGGTCCAAATCGAGCTCGCTGCCCCAGCGGTGGCGGCAAGGCTGCGAGCGGGAGGGTCATGGCTCGCTTCTCACGTCGAGGCCGCCTCGGCCGAGGGTGAGGCGATCCGCGTGCGCGTCGGACCAGGGGGGCCAGCTTGGCTCGGAAAGATCGTCGCGGTGCACCTCGGTGAGCCGGAGGGGACCGACGAGGCCCTCGTCATCCCCCTCACCTGGGAGGCGACCGGGCCGACCGGACTGTTCCCTCACCTCGAGGGAGAGTTGCGCCTTTCCGCTGTCGACCCCGAACGGGCCGAACTCGCCCTCTTCGGCGCCTACCGGCCTCCGCTCGGCCGCGCCGGACAGGTCCTCGACGAGACACTGCTCACCCACGTCGCCCGCGCCACGGTGCGCGCGTTCCTCCGCCAGGTCGCCCGGACCCTCGAGGAGGTGCTGGCGCGACCGCCAACCTTGCGGGCCGCACAGGTCCAGCCAACACCGGCCGGGTCGGGAACCTTCGAGGACCCGCTGGTCGCTGAGAAGTGA